The following proteins come from a genomic window of Acinetobacter sp. SAAs474:
- the tauA gene encoding taurine ABC transporter substrate-binding protein has product MSNKSKPLIVTAIVIIALTAFVYFQNTQHAQNQQIKHVSTSSEKPVVIAYQTGVDPSKVAQANGDYEKNSQREIEWKKFDTGADVVNALASGDVDIGNLGTSPFTAAVSRDVPIAVFFIAAKLGHSEALVVSHRSGITQAKDLIGKTIAVPFVSTAHYSLLSALKHWNIAPSQVNIINLRPSEISAAWQRGDIDATYVWEPALSKALLSGKVLTDSQQVADWGAPTFDLWAVRQDFAEKNPEFLKAFVQSSLAKINEYNQNPKAFEKRTDYIEKIAALTGSQPNDIPLLLAGNIYLNQAQQLDILQKTFARNIFDTATFLKSQGKIDRVKDDYQANLNSLFLKP; this is encoded by the coding sequence GTGAGTAATAAATCAAAACCGTTAATTGTAACGGCCATTGTCATTATTGCATTAACAGCATTTGTATATTTTCAAAACACGCAACATGCCCAGAATCAACAGATCAAACATGTATCGACATCATCTGAAAAACCAGTTGTGATTGCTTATCAAACTGGAGTCGATCCCAGCAAAGTAGCGCAAGCCAATGGCGATTATGAAAAAAATAGTCAACGTGAAATTGAGTGGAAAAAATTTGATACAGGTGCTGATGTGGTCAATGCTTTAGCATCTGGTGATGTTGATATTGGTAATTTGGGTACCAGCCCGTTTACAGCAGCCGTGAGTCGTGATGTTCCTATTGCTGTTTTTTTTATTGCAGCAAAACTAGGTCATTCAGAAGCCTTAGTTGTTAGCCATCGATCTGGTATTACCCAAGCAAAAGATTTAATTGGTAAAACCATCGCAGTTCCTTTTGTTTCTACAGCACATTACAGTCTACTTTCGGCATTAAAACATTGGAATATTGCACCATCACAAGTGAACATTATTAATTTGCGACCATCCGAAATTTCTGCTGCATGGCAACGTGGAGATATTGATGCGACTTATGTTTGGGAGCCTGCTTTAAGTAAAGCATTGTTGTCAGGAAAAGTGCTGACAGATTCACAACAAGTTGCAGATTGGGGCGCACCAACATTTGATTTATGGGCAGTACGACAAGATTTTGCAGAGAAAAATCCTGAATTTTTAAAGGCCTTTGTTCAGAGCTCTTTAGCTAAAATTAATGAATATAATCAAAATCCTAAAGCATTTGAGAAACGTACAGATTACATCGAAAAAATTGCAGCATTAACAGGCTCTCAACCAAATGATATTCCATTACTGTTGGCTGGAAATATCTATCTGAATCAAGCACAACAGCTGGATATTTTACAGAAGACTTTTGCGCGTAATATTTTTGATACAGCAACGTTTTTGAAGTCTCAGGGCAAGATTGATCGTGTTAAAGATGATTATCAGGCCAACCTCAATTCACTGTTTTTAAAGCCTTGA
- a CDS encoding acyl-CoA dehydrogenase C-terminal domain-containing protein — protein MPQYKAPLRDMQFVLHELLNIEEHYEKLPEFQGNVSRELVDQYLEAAADFCENELSPLNQVGDREGCSWNDGVVTTPTGFKAAYEKYIELGFPSLSAEEQYGGQGLPNSLATVISEMVGTANWAWGMYPGLSHGAIRTLEYHGSAEQKEKYLPKLISGEWTGTMCLTESQAGSDLGIIRTKAEPQADGSYAISGEKIFISAGEHDMAENIIHIVLARLPGAPKGTKGISLFIVPKFNVNADGSLGERNAVHCGSIEHKMGIHGNATCVLNFDQAKGFLIGPENRGLNCMFTFMNTARIGTAVQGLSASESSFQGALAYAKERLAMRSLAGPKAPDKEADPIIVHPAVRNMLLTQKAFAEGGRALVYLLALYADVVEKGATEEERKFADNILSLLTPIAKAFLTETGFEAANHGVQVFGGHGFISEHGMEQIVRDTRIACLYEGTTEIQALDLLGRKVLGTQGAMLKDFTKIIYKFTEANKDNAAMQEFIEPLAALNKEWGDLTMQIGMRAMKNPEEVGAAAVDYLYFAGYVTLAYLWARMALTAQQQLAAGSTEVDFYQAKITTARFYFKKILPRVRSHVEVIATGLAPLMELDAEHFAF, from the coding sequence ATGCCACAATACAAAGCGCCTTTACGTGATATGCAATTTGTTTTGCATGAGCTTTTAAATATTGAAGAACATTATGAAAAATTACCTGAATTTCAAGGTAATGTTAGCCGTGAATTGGTCGATCAATATTTAGAAGCCGCTGCGGACTTCTGTGAAAATGAACTTTCTCCTCTCAACCAGGTGGGTGACCGTGAAGGCTGCTCCTGGAATGATGGTGTAGTAACCACACCTACCGGGTTTAAAGCAGCCTATGAAAAATATATTGAGTTGGGTTTTCCATCACTTTCTGCTGAAGAACAATATGGTGGACAAGGCTTACCAAACTCATTAGCAACCGTTATTTCCGAAATGGTTGGAACTGCAAACTGGGCTTGGGGAATGTATCCAGGTTTATCTCATGGTGCCATACGTACACTTGAGTATCATGGTTCAGCAGAACAAAAAGAAAAGTACCTGCCAAAACTGATTTCAGGAGAATGGACAGGTACTATGTGTTTAACTGAGTCTCAAGCAGGATCTGACTTAGGTATTATTCGTACCAAAGCAGAGCCTCAAGCAGATGGTAGCTATGCAATTTCTGGCGAGAAGATATTTATCTCTGCTGGTGAACATGATATGGCTGAAAATATTATCCATATCGTACTTGCGCGTCTTCCTGGTGCACCGAAAGGAACCAAAGGAATTTCGCTGTTTATTGTCCCAAAATTTAATGTCAATGCAGATGGCTCTCTAGGTGAGCGTAATGCGGTACATTGTGGTTCAATCGAACATAAAATGGGAATCCATGGTAATGCAACTTGCGTACTGAATTTTGATCAGGCAAAAGGCTTTTTGATCGGTCCTGAAAACCGCGGTTTAAACTGTATGTTTACCTTTATGAATACCGCACGTATTGGTACAGCAGTTCAAGGACTCTCTGCATCTGAAAGTTCATTCCAAGGTGCACTGGCATATGCTAAAGAACGTTTAGCCATGCGCTCTCTTGCTGGTCCTAAAGCACCAGATAAAGAAGCAGATCCGATTATTGTTCATCCTGCCGTACGTAATATGTTGCTAACACAAAAAGCATTTGCTGAAGGTGGCCGTGCATTGGTGTATTTGTTGGCACTCTATGCGGATGTGGTTGAAAAAGGTGCAACTGAAGAAGAGCGTAAATTTGCTGACAATATTTTGTCACTACTGACACCTATTGCTAAAGCCTTTTTAACAGAAACAGGCTTTGAAGCTGCAAATCATGGTGTTCAGGTCTTTGGTGGACATGGCTTTATTTCTGAACATGGCATGGAACAAATTGTCCGTGATACTCGTATTGCATGTTTATATGAGGGAACCACAGAGATCCAAGCCCTAGATCTATTAGGTCGTAAAGTTTTGGGTACACAAGGTGCAATGCTCAAAGACTTTACCAAAATTATTTATAAGTTTACCGAAGCCAATAAAGATAATGCAGCAATGCAAGAATTTATCGAACCATTAGCAGCACTCAATAAAGAATGGGGCGATCTCACCATGCAAATTGGCATGCGTGCCATGAAAAACCCTGAGGAAGTCGGTGCCGCTGCTGTTGATTATTTATATTTTGCAGGCTATGTCACATTAGCTTATCTCTGGGCACGTATGGCATTAACTGCACAGCAGCAATTGGCTGCCGGCTCAACAGAGGTTGATTTTTATCAGGCAAAAATCACCACTGCCCGTTTCTACTTCAAGAAAATTCTGCCACGTGTACGTTCACATGTCGAAGTGATTGCAACAGGTCTGGCACCCTTGATGGAACTCGATGCAGAACATTTCGCATTCTAA
- a CDS encoding taurine ABC transporter ATP-binding protein, whose protein sequence is MQTLKAENINLTYPQQDIAVLQNINLNIPESSLTVVVGESGCGKTTLLNILAGFQKMSAGAVKIDDEVVTRPDARRAVVFQEHALLPWLNVTDNVGFSLKLNAIHPHEITRRVAAILDTVGLSDAAQANIWQLSGGMKQRVGIARALISQAPFILLDEPFAALDAFTRENMQQLVLDLWIKENKGFFLITHDIEEALLLSQQLVLMAARPGRIIEILNLDFATRYRQGESIRDIKSDPSFIVLRERLFEHLKQQKLHALEH, encoded by the coding sequence ATGCAGACGTTAAAAGCTGAAAATATTAATTTAACCTATCCACAGCAAGATATCGCTGTATTACAGAATATCAATTTAAATATTCCAGAATCATCTTTAACCGTCGTAGTGGGTGAGTCAGGTTGTGGCAAAACCACCTTGCTAAATATCTTGGCTGGCTTTCAAAAAATGAGTGCTGGTGCTGTCAAAATTGATGATGAAGTGGTAACCCGTCCAGATGCACGTCGTGCAGTCGTTTTTCAGGAACATGCTTTATTACCATGGTTAAATGTTACTGATAATGTAGGATTTTCACTTAAATTAAATGCAATCCATCCTCATGAAATAACCCGTCGGGTAGCAGCTATTTTAGATACAGTGGGATTGTCAGATGCTGCACAGGCAAATATTTGGCAACTCTCTGGAGGAATGAAGCAACGAGTTGGCATTGCACGCGCATTAATTAGCCAAGCCCCTTTTATTTTACTGGATGAGCCTTTTGCTGCATTAGATGCTTTTACACGTGAAAACATGCAGCAATTGGTACTCGATTTGTGGATCAAAGAGAATAAAGGCTTTTTCTTGATTACGCATGATATTGAAGAAGCTTTATTGTTAAGTCAGCAATTGGTTCTCATGGCCGCACGTCCTGGACGCATTATTGAAATTTTGAATCTGGACTTTGCGACACGTTATCGTCAAGGGGAGTCAATACGCGACATTAAATCAGATCCTAGTTTTATCGTACTTCGAGAACGCTTGTTTGAACATCTTAAACAGCAGAAGTTGCATGCATTGGAGCACTAA